One window from the genome of Streptococcus salivarius encodes:
- a CDS encoding sugar transferase, whose translation MRVHFTNLFGQSSRSVALIAQNDTMKIARELGANELGIYFYDSSQEPDGELNSRFDGIVAGLSVGDIVFFQSPSWNGSEWDSRLLRKFKAVNAKTVMFIHDVPPLMFDSNYYLMSSYIDMYNLCDVVVVPSEKMRDRLIEEGLTVEKVIIQKLWDLPHSLDLHQPAFQKKMIFAGNPTRFPHILDWKQTTPLHVYADKQEDKDYSKVHLEGWRNKHELLLELSKGGFGLVWGNSEKPEDELDYYKMNISYKLSTYLAAGLPVVVPDYLSNADYIKEHGLGFVVSGLEEADRCVQECTEEQYAQMVANARHTAYLISNGYFTKKLFIDAIMALS comes from the coding sequence ATGCGCGTACATTTTACAAATTTATTTGGCCAGTCCTCACGCAGTGTGGCCTTGATTGCCCAAAATGATACCATGAAGATTGCCAGAGAGCTCGGTGCTAATGAACTAGGAATTTATTTCTATGATAGTAGTCAAGAGCCAGATGGAGAGCTTAATTCCCGCTTTGATGGGATTGTAGCAGGACTAAGTGTTGGAGACATTGTTTTCTTCCAGTCTCCATCATGGAATGGTAGTGAGTGGGACAGCCGATTGCTCCGTAAATTCAAAGCCGTTAATGCTAAGACCGTTATGTTTATCCATGACGTCCCGCCTCTCATGTTTGATAGTAACTACTATCTCATGTCTTCTTATATTGATATGTACAATCTCTGTGATGTCGTCGTTGTTCCATCTGAAAAGATGCGTGATCGACTAATTGAGGAAGGGCTAACAGTTGAGAAGGTTATCATCCAAAAACTTTGGGACTTACCTCATAGTCTGGACTTGCACCAGCCTGCTTTCCAAAAGAAAATGATTTTTGCCGGAAACCCAACACGTTTCCCACATATCTTAGACTGGAAACAAACGACCCCTCTCCACGTCTACGCAGATAAACAAGAGGATAAGGATTATTCCAAAGTCCACCTCGAAGGCTGGCGAAATAAACATGAGCTTTTGCTAGAACTATCTAAGGGAGGATTTGGTCTGGTCTGGGGAAATTCGGAAAAACCAGAGGACGAGCTTGACTACTATAAGATGAACATCTCTTATAAACTCTCTACTTACTTAGCCGCAGGTCTCCCAGTTGTTGTACCTGACTACCTCTCAAATGCAGACTATATCAAAGAACATGGTCTAGGCTTCGTCGTTTCAGGTCTGGAAGAAGCAGACCGTTGCGTTCAAGAATGTACCGAGGAGCAGTATGCACAGATGGTGGCTAATGCTCGCCACACAGCCTATCTCATTAGTAACGGTTACTTCACAAAGAAACTTTTTATCGATGCTATCATGGCATTAAGCTAA
- the asp5 gene encoding accessory Sec system protein Asp5 encodes MMLVFMVLAVILSVTLIVLVTIQPRQTQIFSTDATSNIGKPSYWASQPIRKMLTLAISIALFILLLIFMIVSYK; translated from the coding sequence ATGATGTTAGTATTTATGGTTCTAGCAGTGATTCTTTCGGTTACCCTTATCGTCCTAGTGACCATCCAACCACGTCAAACGCAGATTTTCTCAACGGATGCCACTAGTAATATCGGTAAACCAAGTTATTGGGCTAGCCAACCGATTCGAAAAATGTTGACCTTGGCTATCAGCATAGCCCTCTTTATCCTCTTACTTATTTTTATGATTGTTTCTTATAAGTAG
- the asp4 gene encoding accessory Sec system protein Asp4, with translation MSKKDLFYGDVEGRMEELKQKPITKEKETRGEKINKSFSIMLGLVIIIGLIFTLIGLLR, from the coding sequence ATGTCTAAAAAAGATTTATTCTACGGTGACGTTGAAGGCCGTATGGAAGAACTCAAGCAAAAGCCTATCACAAAAGAAAAAGAAACCAGAGGAGAGAAAATCAACAAGAGCTTTTCAATCATGCTCGGACTTGTTATTATCATCGGTTTGATCTTCACCCTTATTGGTTTGTTGAGGTAG